tgattttctctttttatgtgTAAAGTGTCAGCGAAAGACCCTAGCTACGAGGCAACGAGACTGCATTTTGAAAATCTCGCAAAGAGATATGGGAATCCAATCATCATATTGAATTTGATAAAGGTTTGTACTCTTACTTGTCAATGAAGTTACAGTTACATTCTTCCTAACTTACTTGTATTGATAAAAACAGACACGTGAAAAGAGGCCTCGAGAGACTATTCTGCGTGCAGAGTTTGCAAATGCTATTAAAGTTATAAACAAAGGGTTAAGCAAGGAGGATCGTCTAAGGCCTCTTCACTGGGATCTTCATAAACACTCCAGAAAGTAAGTGAATGGACTAAACCTCATATGCTTCTTTAATTGCATTTTCTAGTAACACAATATGCGTTTGTACTtactgaaatgttttttttttttttctgttgcaGAAAGGGCACAAACGTGTTGGCGATTCTCGACAGGTTGGCTACTTACGCTCTGAACTTGACTGGCATCTTCTACTGTCAGCTAACTTCAGATGGTAATCAGAACACTATGGAGTGAGTACTCGAAATTTACCAACAGTTTTTATAGCCTTCTATATAGTTTCTTGCAATCGATTTAcatacttttgtttttttttattgcagGAACAACATTGGTGAATGTTCTACTCATGATCTTCCCAGTAAAGACGACACTGCATCAGACTCAGCGGTGGAGAATGGTAACGACAGTAAAGATGCAAGGGAAGAAGCAACCACCATGCTTCAGAAAGGAATCCTGAGGACTAACTGCATAGACTGTTTGGATCGCACCAACGTTGCTCAGTATGCATATGGTTTGGTTGCATTTGGGCGTCAACTCCATGCTTTGGGAATGACAGAGTCTACTACCATTGATCTGGATAATCCCCTCGCTGAAGATTTGATGGGGATTTATGAGACAATGGGGGATACGCTTGCGCTTCAGTATGGAGGATCTGCAGCACACAACAAGGTCAGGTCTCCTTGTTTAGCTTCTCTGTTGCTAGATAAAAAGCTTCGGACATAACTACTAACCAATGATCTTATTATTACTGTGGACAGATATTTTGTGAAAGGCGTGGTCAGTGGAAAGCGGCGACTCAGTCACAGGAGTTGTTTAGAACTCTGCAGCGTTACTACAGTAACGCTTACATGGATGCTGAAAAGCAAGATGCGATTAACTTGTAGGCTGTCGTACTATACCTTTCTGCGCCGCTCTGCCCTGTTGGTATGATTTGACTTTTTCACTTGTATTATTCCATAGGTTCTTGGGGTACTTTCAGCCACAGCAAGATAAGCCAGCGCTGTGGGAACTGGGTTCTGATCAGCATTACAATGCGGCGAGGTTTCTTGCCAGTTCTGTACCGGAGAATTCAAGGTACGTTTCCTAGTTAGATGAGACACATTTGTAGAGTAGCTAAAGATTAGTTGTACTGCCTTTTAGGTCTACGATGAAACGATCTCTGTCAGAAAGTAGTATCCTAAGCGAGGGAAGTACAGCTGGTAGACATGGTTTAGCTGAAAATGACGAGGAAGGTAAAGGTCTTTCAGATTCAGCACCTGAGATCTCAACGTCTGAAACTGCTATGATTGCTGCTAGTTTGAGgtaaaaaacaaagagaaggaagcttatgatctttgtcaaataaattatctaaattgGGTTGTGTTGTCAGCTAAGTTTTGGGGAATGgttctttgtgtgtgtgtgtgtttgcagTGCTCCACCACCGACATTGGAGGAAATAGGATTAGATGAGATACTTGAAAACGATTGCTTCTGCAATGGTGACCAATGTACATGTGCAGCTTTTGATATGGATTGGGTTTCTTCTTCGGCAAACTCTTGTGAGGATGAGAGCTACGGAaggtacacaaaaaaaaaaagatctcttTCTGAATTCATCAATGACTTATAATGTTACCAACCAAATGTGTTATTTTTTCATCTTATGCAGGTCCACTGCGGTTAGATCCTTTGAGACCATCCCTGAAAGTACAAAAATAGAGTCAGAAATTCGTGTGATTGAATCTTGTTCCGGCAACACAAAGGTGAAGCaggaaaagaaaaatacaaagcCGCCATTGATGATGCATAATACTTGTGTTCTAATATCAAAATCTGCTTTTACTTGTTTGACAGAGAGATGAGGTAAGTGTGGAGAAAGAAGCCGTTGCTGGGATTCCTCAAGGCTATGTGAGGTGGGTGATGGATGAAGAGGGACATTTCTGGTGAGACAAGATTTTCTACAAGATAAAAAGAAACATACACACCTTTGAGTGCTGGTGAAGAAAAGAaacgtatgagagaagaaaataactgaaaaagaaaaactaaccgTCGGCTAATTTATTAATCGgattcaaagaagaagaaaagtgaaAAGGagagcaagaaaaagaaaacaaaataaa
This region of Brassica napus cultivar Da-Ae chromosome C5, Da-Ae, whole genome shotgun sequence genomic DNA includes:
- the LOC111207164 gene encoding phosphoinositide phosphatase SAC2-like; this translates as MAAPERSNDQQVDMSSSSSFLQKFRLYETRSNFYMIGRDKNRTCWRVLKLDRTDPTELNFYQDSTAYTEAECFETLRRIHEGNRSSGGLKFVTTCYGIIGFIRFLGPYYMLIITKRRKLGEICGHTVYGVAKSKIITIPHASVLSNVAYSKDEKRYKRLLCTVDLSKDFFFSYSYHIMHSLQSNLSNSVEGHTYYESMFVWNDYLTRRIRNNAKDCMWTVALVYGFFKQVKLSVSEKNFRLTLIARRSRHYAGTRYLKRGVNEKGRVANDVETEQIVFEEAQDGNPGRISSVVQNRGSIPLFWSQETSRLNIRPDIILSAKDPSYEATRLHFENLAKRYGNPIIILNLIKTREKRPRETILRAEFANAIKVINKGLSKEDRLRPLHWDLHKHSRKKGTNVLAILDRLATYALNLTGIFYCQLTSDGNQNTMENNIGECSTHDLPSKDDTASDSAVENGNDSKDAREEATTMLQKGILRTNCIDCLDRTNVAQYAYGLVAFGRQLHALGMTESTTIDLDNPLAEDLMGIYETMGDTLALQYGGSAAHNKIFCERRGQWKAATQSQELFRTLQRYYSNAYMDAEKQDAINLFLGYFQPQQDKPALWELGSDQHYNAARFLASSVPENSRSTMKRSLSESSILSEGSTAGRHGLAENDEEGKGLSDSAPEISTSETAMIAASLSAPPPTLEEIGLDEILENDCFCNGDQCTCAAFDMDWVSSSANSCEDESYGRSTAVRSFETIPESTKIESEIRVIESCSGNTKRDEVSVEKEAVAGIPQGYVRWVMDEEGHFW